The following are encoded in a window of Microcaecilia unicolor chromosome 14, aMicUni1.1, whole genome shotgun sequence genomic DNA:
- the LOC115457025 gene encoding olfactory receptor 5F1-like produces the protein MKHEYKETGNHSNVIEFLILGFSEFPELQIPLFTFFSILYLMAVLGNLLIICIVCVDRHLHNPMYFFLANLSFLDITSVTVTMPKLLAILLAQNNTISFNDCIVQMYSFTALVEVEFLLLTAMAYDRYVAICNPLRYPIIMNAKVCALLAAASWIAALLETLPHAIIISQFSFCNSSVINHFFCDFTALVKLSCTDTTIIDTLTFVISAFSVFTPFLLTLTSYVFIISTILKIHSKEGKSKAFSTCSSHLTVISLLYGTLIGVYVQPNSGDSAKSNKLPTAIYVVTLPLLNPLIYSLRSKELNVALKKAISRKSVL, from the coding sequence ATGAAGCACGAGTACAAGGAAACAGGAAATCACTCCAATGTGATAGAATTCCTGATTTTGGGATTCTCAGAGTTCCCAGAGCTGCAGATTCCTCTCTTCACTTTCTTCTCAATCCTCTACCTGATGGCTGTGCTGGGGAACCTCCTCATTATCTGCATAGTATGTGTTGATCGACACCTCCACAACCCTATGTATTTCTTCTTGGCCAACTTGTCTTTCCTAGATATCACTTCTGTGACGGTCACTATGCCAAAATTACTGGCAATCCTCCTGGCACAAAATAATACCATATCTTTCAATGACTGTATTGTACAGATGTATAGTTTTACAGCACTTGTTGAGGTAGAATTTCTGCTTCTAACCGCCATGGCATATGATCGTTATGTTGCGATATGCAATCCTCTACGCTACCCAATCATCATGAATGCAAAGGTCTGTGCTCTTCTAGCAGCTGCCTCATGGATAGCAGCTCTTCTTgagacattaccacatgctatcaTTATATCCCAATTTTCGTTTTGTAACTCAAGTGTAATAAATCACTTCTTCTGTGATTTCACAGCACTGGTGAAACTTTCTTGCACAGATACCACAATCATTGACACGTTGACTTTTGTGATATCAGCATTTTCAGTCTTTACCCCATTTCTGTTAACTCTGACATCCTATGTGTTTATCATCTCCACCATACTGAAAATCCATTCTAAGGAAGGGAAAAGCAaggccttctccacctgctcGAGCCACCTGACAGTCATCAGTCTCTTATATGGGACCCTGATAGGAGTTTATGTGCAACCCAATTCAGGTGACTCTGCAAAATCAAACAAGCTGCCTACTGCAATATATGTAGTCACTCTCCCACTACTGAACCCACTTATTTATAGTCTGAGAAGTAAAGAGTTAAACGTGGCTCTGAAAAAAGCTATCAGCAGGAAGTCAGTTTTGTAA